Proteins encoded by one window of Molothrus ater isolate BHLD 08-10-18 breed brown headed cowbird chromosome 12, BPBGC_Mater_1.1, whole genome shotgun sequence:
- the SPATA2L gene encoding spermatogenesis-associated protein 2-like protein: MCAGSALRQEHRQDYGPELRQEFHREYRRSLEREFGPAGTCPGPAVAERLRQRLQQEPALLEALQEDALALLARGLRDHPDPGLALRGLASAFRLLELAAVNLYLFPWRREFGTIPTFSGAYVHLLRPALPEADLLRSLGRLGYERRDQHCLAVGRLPPGPALIAAAVGFLACRLECEILAELALQLRQPRAEELLEARHWPGGAKGHLEMLQDLGTRPRVAPDCGDSVDLYQERPDSPEDTGSRDTALWRDPQDVPTRGWGRCDSTLGPEPVGSTDPDTSSHLFPEPEMVGSGRRPQVLGEPRDSPQPTAELPCYQLHSCLQQGMLPSYCCSTCRQLHGGGCALGRACRSRHRGQELHGERQQRLWLQRTELDMLLAQGSAASS; this comes from the exons ATGTGTGCAGGCTCGGCGCTGCGGCAGGAGCACCGGCAGGACTACGGGCCGGAATTGCGGCAGGAGTTCCACCGCGAGTACCGCCGCTCTCTGGAGCGGGAGTTCGGCCCCGCCGGGacctgccccggccccgccgtggCGGAGCGGCTGCGGCAgcggctgcagcaggagccggCGCTGCTGGAGGCCCTGCAGGAGGAcgccctggcactgctggcccgggggctgcgggaccACCCCGACCCCGGGCTGGCGCTGCGAGGCCTGGCCAGCGCCTTCCGGCTGCTGGAGCTGGCGGCCGTCAACCTCTACCTCTTCCCGTGGCGCCGGGAGTTCGGCACCATCCCG ACCTTCTCCGGCGCCTATGTGCACCTGCTGCGCCCGGCGCTCCCCGAAGCCGACCTGCTGCGGAGTTTGGGCCGGCTGGGCTATGAGCGGCGGGACCAGCACTGCCTGGCCGTGGGCCGGCTGCCCCCGGGGCCTGCGCTGATCGCCGCCGCTGTCGGCTTCCTGGCCTGCCGCCTGGAGTGTGAgatcctggcagagctggcactgcagctgcgACAGCCCCGCgccgaggagctgctggaggcacgGCACTGGCCCGGGGGTGCCAAGGGGCacctggagatgctgcaggacCTGGGGACACGGCCCAGGGTGGCTCCAGACTGTGGTGACAGCGTGGATCTCTATCAGGAGAGGCCAGACAGCCCTGAGGACAcgggcagcagggacacagcactgtGGAGGGACCCTCAGGATGTGCCCACGAGGGGCTGGGGCCGCTGTGACAGCACACTTGGGCCAGAGCCTGTGGGCAGCACTGATCCGGACACCTCCTCTCACCTCTTCCCAGAGCCGGAGATGGTGGGGAGTGGCAGAAGGCCCCAGGTCCTGGGGGAGCCCCGGGATTccccccagcccacagcagagctgccctgctaCCAGCTGCACTcatgcctgcagcagggcatGCTGCCCTCGTACTGCTGCAGCACATGCCGGCAGCTGCACGGGGGCGGCTGCGCCCTGGGCCGCGCCTGCCGCAGCCGGCACCGCGGGCAGGAGCTGCATGGGGAGCGGCAGCAGCGCCTCTGGCTGCAGCGCACCGAgctggacatgctgctggcccagggctctgcagccagc
- the VPS9D1 gene encoding VPS9 domain-containing protein 1 → MAAPGGGEGPAPGRGGRGLQGAMRAASGALGMDSAGRTREAYVEYLKSITLIAQALQEEAAGTENSEGVTPDTPKLLKLAEQCLERVKSIAAALGKAQVKAAAQERGGGPAPLPRHRRVCSDEGGKLSPFLPPEIFQKLQIAEAQSARKELTPLEEASLQNQKLKAAYEARVARLNPSQAVQKTSLTLSLQRQMMENLVIAKAREETLQRKMEERRLRLQEAANRRFSSSVALTPEEQEQRALYAAILEYEQDHDWPRQWKAQLKRSPADLSVVSGLFSCLLSCPEHPISQLLRRLQCAVYARLYPAISRGPADASPASPSALSFLSLDAGGSSLPAEPGARRLRASRSLHCMFSVPEHGPAALRHSQSSTPLADSGAPGPAEPPEPPRESSFEDLERFLASPEGWAPTEPPASSGQDTALPELLKGVVRDIHNAIDRLLALTLLAFEGLGTAAGKDQCLACLEEAFFPPLWAPLLALYRTVQQPREAALARSMERHRHAGPADMGLASRLFPPGPGRPAYASAVQDLRLIPLESCPRRKLECIVRALRGICECAEEYCGTRDGRSLATAAIGADDLLPILSYVVLQTGLPQLLSECAALEEFIHEGYLIGEEGYCLTSLQSALSYVESLQ, encoded by the exons ATGGCCGCGCCGGGGGGCGGCGAGGGGCccgcgccgggccgggggggccgCGGCCTGCAGGGAGCCATGAGGGCGGCGAGCGGCGCCCTGGGCATGGACAGCGCCGGGCGGACTAGG GAGGCGTACGTGGAGTACCTGAAGAGCATCACGCTGATCgcccaggccctgcaggaggaggcGGCAGGGACAG AGAACAGCGAGGGGGTGACCCCTGACACCCCGAAACTGCTGAAGCTGGCGGAGCAGTGCCTGGAGAGGGTGAAATCCATTGCGGCGGCGCTGG GGAAAGCCCAGGTGAAAGCGGCTGCACaggagcggggcgggggcccGGCGCCCCTCCCCAGGCACCGCCGCGTCTGCTCGGACGAGGGGGGGAAGCTCTCGCCGTTCCTGCCCCCGGAGATCTTCCAGAAGCTGCAGATCGCCGAGGCACAGAGCGCACGGAA GGAGCTGACCCCGCTGGAGGAGGCCTCCCTGCAGAACCAGAAGCTGAAGGCGGCCTACGAGGCGCGGGTGGCGCGGCTGAACCCaagccaggctgtgcagaaAACATCCCTG acgCTGTCCCTGCAGCGGCAGATGATGGAGAACCTGGTGATCGCCAAGGCCCGGGAGGAGACT ctgcagcgCAAGATGGAAGAGCGGCGGCTGCGGCTGCAGGAGGCGGCCAACCG gaggtTCTCCAGCAGCGTGGCACTCACCCccgaggagcaggagcagcgaGCACTCTACGCTGCCATCCTTGAGTATGAGCAAGACCAT GACTGGCCAAGGCAGTGGAAGGCGCAGCTGAAGCGGAGCCCGGCGGATCTCTCTGTGGTGTCAGGGCTCTTCTCCTGCCTCCTGAG CTGCCCCGAGCACCCCATCTCGCAGCTGCTGCGGCGGCTGCAGTGCGCGGTGTACGCCCGGCTCTACCCCGCCATcagccgcggccccgccgaCGCCTCCCCCGCCTCCCCCTCGGCTCTGTCCTTCCTGTCGCTGGACGCGGGGGGCTCCTCGCTGCCCGCCGAGCCCGGGGCCCGCCGGCTCCGTGCGTCCCGCAGCCTGCACTGCATGTTCTCGGTGCCCGAGCACGGCCCGGCCGCGCTGCGGCACAGCCAGTCCAGCACCCCCCTCGCCGACAGCGGCGCCCCGGGGCCCGccgagccccccgagcccccccggGAAAGCTCCTTCGAGGACCTGGAGCGGTTCCTGGCGTCCCCTGAGGGCTGGGCCCCCACAGAGCCCCCGGCCAGCTCCGGGCAGGACACGGCGCTGCCGGAGCTGCTGAAGGGCGTCGTGAGGGACATCCACAATGCCATCG acaggctgctggctctgaCTCTGCTGGCCTTCGAGGGGCTCGGCACCGCCGCCGGCAAGGACCAGTGCCTGgcctgcctggaggaggcttTCTTTCCCCCGCTGTGGGCCCCGCTCCTGGCCCTTTACAG GACCGTGCAGCAGCCCCGCGAGGCGGCCCTGGCACGCAGCATGGAGCGGCACCGGCACGCCGGCCCCGCCGACATGGGGCTGGCCTCGCGCCTCttcccgcccggccccggccgccccGCGTACGCCTCGGCCGTGCAGGACCTGCGGCTGATCCCGCTGGAGAGCTGTCCCCGCAGGAAGCTGGAGTGCATCG TGCGGGCCCTGCGCGGCATCTGCGAGTGTGCCGAGGAGTACTGCGGCACCCGGGACGGCCGGAGCCTAGCCACGGCCGCCAT CGGGGCAGACGACCTGCTGCCCATCCTGTCCTACGTGGTGCTGCAGAcggggctgccccagctgctctccgAGTGTGCGGCCCTGGAGGAGTTCATCCATGAGGG GTACCTGATCGGGGAGGAGGGATACTGCCTGACGTCCCTGCAGAGCGCCCTGTCCTACGTGGAGTCGCTGCAGTGA